The Mangrovivirga cuniculi genomic sequence CCACACTCCTCTGACTGATCGGGACAAGGCATTTACATTACCACTAGTATAAGGCCTGAGGCCATAAGTATCAATGAAACCGTTTTTATATTTTATTAATCTTCCATCACTCGTACCAAACCAAAGAGCCTCTCCTCCATAGCTCACACTAGTAAATAGTTCATTTTCAAGCCATTTCTCACCAGCTAACTCCGCTAAACTTACCGTGTCAGATGATGAAACTCTATATGCTCCATTACCTAAGGTAGTAACCCAATGAACATTTCTTTTTGAAACAGGTGAATAGATCTGAGTGATGATTCCCAGTTTATTATTGTCAACGGCTAAATACGAAAACTGATCACCCTTATAATTGAAAATACCTGCATTACCTGCAGCCAACCATAAAATTCCATCTTTATCCAGATAAAGATCATAGACTTCATTGGCAGGAAGACCATTTTTTGAGTCATACTTTATTATATCTTTCTTATCAACTGAAAAAAGACCTTTATACGAGGAAATCCAAATGTTATTTTTACCATCCCTAGTAATATCATTCACACCTGCCCGATACAAGCCAGGATAATTTTTACTGAAGTTCTCTATTTTCCCGTTATTGTAAGTATAAATAACATCATTGGAAATAATAGCTAACTCATCATCACTTAATCTTTTTATGAGATTTATTGGACCGCGAGATACCTGAATTGCCTTATAATCGCCAATATCTTTATTAATTAATAGCCTTCCTTTTGATGTGCCTGCAAATAACTGACCATTGAGATAATTGAGAAAGGTTACTTTTTCATTTTTATATAGTTCAGGAATATCAAACTGGAATACTTTCTTATTTTGTACTAAACTAATATTCCCTTCAGAAACAAGGTAAAGGCTATCCCCTGCCCCCGGTACAATATTATCAACCCTTTTCTGAAAAACAGAGTCCTGATATTGTTTTACTTTTTCACCATCAATTATTATTGTACCATTTAATGTACTGACCCAAACTTCTCCTCTTCTTGATACTTCTATATCTAAAATAAAATCAGATGGCAGCCCCTTTTCTCTATTAAACTGGATGAATTCTGAACCGTTGTATCGAAAAACACCACTTCCTTTAGTGCCTATCCAAAGGTAACCACTAACATCTTGAGTTACAGATGAAACGGTGATTTCATTGTAAGTATTACCTACTCTTATCTGACTAAATTCGTATTGAATATTTTGACCATTAACACCTCCCCCAGGCATTAAAATGGCCACTATACAAATTAATTGAATTAAGTATCTCACTTCTTATCTATACAGCTGTCACGAATTGATTTCTAATATACAATAGCATAACGTAGAAATTCAATAAAACTGCAATTTAATATTAAAAAATACTGATGTACTATACACCTTTAAAAAATCTTAACAAGATAATGATTTTTTAATGACATTCAGAAAAAACTATACTTAATCTACTTTATTAGTTGAATCACTAACGTTTAAGGAATCTTTGGACTTTTCATTGTCCTCAAAGATTCTTTCTTTAAGTTGTGGTTTACTACCTGGAAATGTTGTCCTTCTTGCAATATCAATACATACAATTCCAATAATTAGTATAAAGATTGCTGAAAAGACCAAAAAATATTTTTTCGATTTAGAATTTTGTTTTGCCATTTAATTAAACCTTTGGTCCTGCCCACATTAATGTTAGTCCAGCAAGTACAAGACTTACCGATAGCCAGCCCGGATCCATTTTATTTGATACTAATATATCATCCTTTTTTAATCTTCTATTATGAGCCTGAATGGTTCTATTAGTTTCAATCAAATTATTTAAGTATTCAAATTCAGGCCACTCTCCATCATAAATAAATAAATCTGGAATTAATTTCGTCCCATCTACTGATGGTCCCCAACCCTTTCCATCAAAATCATTATCTATGATTGATAAATAAGGCAAATAGGACAATTCAGTTATATTTGATTTCCCTTTAACCTTATCATCCTGAACAATAATAAATAGTTCTTCCTTATTACCAGTACTAATATAAGGATATTTAAGAAATTCCGGGTACTTCGCTTCTTCATAGGATACTTTATTTATTAATGTGTACCATATTAAATCGTAAATAGGTTGCTCGTTTTTTAATATGAGGTCGTAAGTCTTTTCAAAAGGTAATACGGTCATTCGCCCGGCACCAGCAATAAAATATGGCCAGCTAATTCCTCTCAGATCAGAATCTTCGAAAACAGGAAAATCAATTGACGTAGAACTAAGTGACCTTAATTCAGATTTTTCAATTAAAGCCTGATTGTTTCCGGCTGTTAAATCAAATGGATTTCTTTCACCTTCCTGCCAAAAAGCAGAAATTTCACCTCCAAGGTAATTCAAGGGATATTTATACCTCTCTTATTATCTCCGGTAATAATCAATCCCTTACCCTTTTTGGTTATTATATCGGTCAACATTGACCACTGATAAGTATTGAAAGCATCAGAGGATATTATGAACAGGTCAAATTGATCCAGCCACTCATCATTAAACAAATAAGAATCAATGCTCCCTGCCTTTTTATTGATAAATCTATCCTTAGATATTTCTGTACGGTAAAAATATTCAAAACCTTTATCTTTCAGCCATCTGAGCAATGTGTTAAATTCACTATTCGGGTATCTGGTGAACAACGCTATTTTACCACGTTTAACAGGTTTAACATTCAATGAAATTTTTGATTCTCTATTTAAATCCCCCTGATTATATAGTTTAAAATTTAACTCTACAGGTCCTGGTGAAGTGAATTTATGATCAATCAGAATTTCAGAATCTACGGAATTTAAACTGGAATTAAATATTACTTTCTCATCATAATTCACAGATATACTATCAAAACCGTTATAAAACGATTCTGTAAGTTGAATACTCCAATCATTATTCTGAATTGGATAAAAGTTGGTGACAAAAGGTGGTTCTGAATAAATACTATTGATAATTGCAACCGGTTGATTTCCAATCAGAAAAGATCTTAATTTATATTGATTATTCCATGGAGTCACAATCCTGATGTTAAGATGCTGATTATTTTCGGATTCCTGATTGCCGGAAACTGAATCTTCATAAACTACTTCCACATCAGCATCAAATAGACTAATGGAATCCGGTAATGCACCTCCGGACCCAACCAGGTAAAGATTTTTCGGTTCAGTATCTTCTAAAGTGTGAATCGGGTAAAAAATAAAAAAAACTCCGATAGCGAGAACTATCAGCCCGATTGACTGAATGATCACAGTGATTTTACTTGATTTAAAAAGCAGTATTAACGATATGATTATCATTAATACAACTAATCCGATATTTACCCAGTAATGAATCATTGATTATTCATTGTTTTAAACCAATAAACCAAACTATCCTGCTTTATCTTATCCTGTCCTGAATGCATATCCAGCTCCTCAAAAGCAAAATTAACTGCATTTAATAATGTAGATTTTTCAGTTGAATTCAACTTATTCTCTCCATTTAATCTCTTAAGATAGGACAATGGCTTAATCAACCCGGCGTTATTATCATTTACTATTTGTTCTGAAAAATAAGTACCGATAATTTGTAAATCATTCTTACTAATATCAATTTCTATTCCCACAAGAACTCTTTTAAGACTTACTAACGCCTCAAATAAAATCAGATTTTCATCATTTTGCTCATACCTCAATTTTTTATCTCCGATTTCATTTAATTCTCCCTTATATCTTCTTTCAGAAATATTAATTGGCGGAGGCTCAAACCCCACTCTTTCTACATAAATACGAGACCGTTGTTGAATTTCCTTAATAAATAAAAGAGCTCTTTCTTCGTAGGGCAACGCTTTAGTTGGTTTATTTAACCTTAAATTTAGCTCTGCCTGCCACATTTCATTTAAAGCCGCTCTTAATAATGACTTAATCGACTTATCAAAAAATGTAGCTTCGGACTGAACATCATGGGTATGAACAAAATCATCGAGCCCGATTAGCTCCTGTTTTCCTGCAGGTGCATCCGAAGCCTCTTCCTCGTGGTGGTCATGATCTTCGTGATCTTCCCCTTCATGAGTATCTTCATCTGCTTCAACAGCTCCTTCCGGAACTGAAATTCCTAATCCACCGGTCTCAAACTCTTCACCCATAAACTTACTGTAGCGAATCCTTAATAATTTCTGCTCATATCCTAGTTCATTACTTCTTTGTCTAAATTTATCTGCTGTAATATTGCTACTATCCTTAATAAGCTTTTTTGTATCAATAATAATTTGTCTTTGAGACCTGAAGTATTCAGGCATTATATCCACTGCCATTCCACCGGAAAACGTATTCTTATCTGCATCAGGATTCAGATATCGAATGAATCGTGTCTGGCTCTTTTTGACATTCGGATTTGGCTTTTTATTATCAATGGCTTCAAAATGAAAATATATCTCATCTCCGGGTTCAAGTGATAAGGAGTTAACAGACAATTTTGCACCATATACATTATTCCCCTCACTGGAAAGATCAAATGTTTCATCTCGAAACTTA encodes the following:
- a CDS encoding DUF4175 family protein; its protein translation is MKEIKGKINWFLIKWKVKILLQSIFYSFGLSLILILLGDGYSDVYYWAYGLFVITLGGFLMAFQFFSLGHQNVLDYLNKNYNQLQSSASLIQKKDLSVIEKIQLERVKPDFHKALKKLKPPINLFNTFLFALFTVIAWFLSQEANQQKESILSMKSGKVISDTILDVNERLKISFDIDEAGLRIIPPSYTGLSPFNKDLESVSVPEGSSMVLRIISKPGRKLLLINNLEDTISLNENEPGEYFWRSGTLKDKVLEIGIEEKEQYVSVANFSINIIPDEYPQISFLVPEEEYQVRDFNENDKFQIKAKISDDYGLVDTKLIATVSRGSGESVKFRDETFDLSSEGNNVYGAKLSVNSLSLEPGDEIYFHFEAIDNKKPNPNVKKSQTRFIRYLNPDADKNTFSGGMAVDIMPEYFRSQRQIIIDTKKLIKDSSNITADKFRQRSNELGYEQKLLRIRYSKFMGEEFETGGLGISVPEGAVEADEDTHEGEDHEDHDHHEEEASDAPAGKQELIGLDDFVHTHDVQSEATFFDKSIKSLLRAALNEMWQAELNLRLNKPTKALPYEERALLFIKEIQQRSRIYVERVGFEPPPINISERRYKGELNEIGDKKLRYEQNDENLILFEALVSLKRVLVGIEIDISKNDLQIIGTYFSEQIVNDNNAGLIKPLSYLKRLNGENKLNSTEKSTLLNAVNFAFEELDMHSGQDKIKQDSLVYWFKTMNNQ